A portion of the Paenibacillus sp. PvR098 genome contains these proteins:
- a CDS encoding LLM class flavin-dependent oxidoreductase — MKLGVWTPLPHTIRPEPIMEEAIDRLRNQGGEGETDLSYQYALDTVLKAEEYDFDITLIAERFLGPDLESWVLTSALAARTTSIELMAAVHPGIIHPQVVAKMGAAIDRISGGRFAVNIVNGWWKDEFNLFGNGAWLEDPEKRYLRMNEFVQVLKGLWSEDKYSFQGEFYRVESASLPTKTCRRPYPPIYAASRSETGKEIIANHCDVWFLSCDPGHRQFGDNVKAMAAEIDRMNGRGRILGREMGYGLSAHVICAASQDEAETRADELEAYRKNGGVSAIAAKALGAGLVGTPELIATRIKQYEELGIGCLMMHFHPMLEGLETFAREVMPMLRHTVRK; from the coding sequence ATGAAATTGGGTGTTTGGACTCCTCTTCCGCATACGATTCGCCCTGAACCGATTATGGAAGAAGCGATAGACCGACTCCGTAATCAGGGCGGAGAGGGAGAAACTGACTTATCGTATCAGTATGCCCTGGATACTGTTCTCAAAGCGGAAGAATACGACTTTGACATCACCCTTATCGCCGAGCGTTTCTTAGGGCCGGACCTGGAGTCTTGGGTATTGACCAGTGCGCTTGCTGCGCGGACGACAAGCATAGAACTGATGGCAGCTGTGCATCCGGGAATTATTCATCCGCAGGTTGTGGCCAAAATGGGAGCAGCGATCGACCGGATCAGCGGAGGGCGGTTCGCTGTCAATATTGTAAACGGGTGGTGGAAGGACGAATTTAATTTGTTTGGCAATGGCGCTTGGCTCGAGGACCCGGAGAAAAGATACCTGCGCATGAATGAATTTGTTCAAGTGCTGAAGGGGTTGTGGTCGGAAGATAAGTATTCGTTTCAAGGTGAATTTTACCGGGTGGAATCCGCCAGCCTGCCGACCAAGACCTGCCGCCGTCCTTATCCGCCGATTTACGCGGCGAGCCGCTCTGAAACGGGCAAGGAAATTATAGCGAACCACTGCGATGTATGGTTTTTGTCGTGTGATCCGGGACACCGTCAGTTTGGCGACAATGTCAAGGCGATGGCTGCAGAAATAGATCGGATGAATGGAAGGGGTCGCATCCTCGGACGGGAAATGGGCTATGGATTGAGCGCGCACGTCATTTGCGCCGCTTCTCAGGATGAGGCGGAGACGCGTGCGGATGAACTTGAAGCGTACAGGAAGAACGGAGGAGTATCCGCCATCGCCGCAAAAGCGCTTGGGGCGGGATTGGTGGGCACGCCGGAGTTGATCGCCACACGCATAAAGCAATACGAAGAATTGGGGATCGGTTGTTTGATGATGCATTTTCATCCCATGCTGGAGGGGCTGGAAACCTTCGCCCGGGAAGTGATGCCCATGCTGCGGCACACGGTTCGAAAATAA